A section of the Triticum dicoccoides isolate Atlit2015 ecotype Zavitan chromosome 7A, WEW_v2.0, whole genome shotgun sequence genome encodes:
- the LOC119329897 gene encoding 60S acidic ribosomal protein P0 — translation MAIKRTKAEKKIAYDQKLCQLLEEYTKVLIAVADNVGSKQLQEIRKGLRGDSIVLMGKNTLIRRCIKVHSEKTGNKDFLELSNLLVGNVGLIFTKGDLKEVREEVAKYKVGAPARVGLVAPVDVVVPPGNTGLDPSQTSFFQVLNIPTKINKGTVEITIPVELIKKGDKVGSSESALLAKLGIRPFSYGLVICNVYDSGSVFSPEVLDLTEEDLMDKFASGVSMVASLSLAISYPTMAAAPHMFLNAYKNVLAVALETDYSYDHADKIKEYLKDPSKFAVAAPAAAASGGAAAAAPKEEEKKDEPEEESDGEMGFSLFDD, via the exons ATGGCGATCAAGAGGACCAAGGCCGAGAAGAAGATCGCGTACGACCAGAAGCTCTGCCAGCTGCTCGAGGAGTACACCAAGGTGCTCATCGCCGTCGCCGACAATGTCGGCTCCAAGCAGCTCCAGGAGATCCGCAAGGGTCTCCGCGGTGACTCCATCGTGCTCATGGGCAAGAACACCCTCATCCGCCGCTGCATCAAGGTGCACTCGGAGAAGACCGGCAACAAGGACTTCCTTGAGCTCAGCAACCTCCTCGTC GGTAACGTTGGCCTCATCTTCACCAAGGGTGACCTCAAGGAGGTTCGCGAGGAGGTCGCCAAGTACAAG GTTGGTGCTCCTGCTCGTGTTGGGCTAGTTGCACCTGTTGATGTGGTGGTTCCCCCTGGCAACACTGGTCTGGATCCCTCCCAGACGTCCTTCTTCCAG GTGCTTAACATTCCCACCAAGATTAACAAGGGTACTGTGGAAATTACTATCCCAGTGGAGCTAATCAAGAAAGGTGACAAGGTGGGCTCCTCTGAGTCTGCCCTGCTTGCCAAGCTTGGTATCCGCCCCTTCTCATATGGACTGGTCATCTGCAATGTCTATGACAGTGGGTCAGTCTTCAGCCCTGAGGTTCTTGACCTCACCGAGGAAGACCTGATGGACAAGTTTGCATCTGGTGTTTCCATGGTTGCCTCACTGTCCCTGGCGATCTCATACCCCACCATGGCTGCTGCGCCTCACATGTTCCTCAACGCATACAAGAATGTTCTTGCGGTTGCTTTGGAGACAGACTACTCATATGACCATGCTGATAAGATCAAGGAGTACCTCAAG GACCCCAGCAAGTTTGCCGTTGCTgcccctgctgctgctgcctctggtggtgctgccgccgctgcccccaaggaggaggagaagaaggatgaGCCCGAGGAGGAATCAGATGGCGAGATGGGATTCAGCCTGTTCGACGACTAA